A stretch of Podospora bellae-mahoneyi strain CBS 112042 chromosome 5, whole genome shotgun sequence DNA encodes these proteins:
- a CDS encoding hypothetical protein (EggNog:ENOG503P3HS), which translates to MATQMQSPLNQRVVAHSLPATQEAATRALSHMMGSADNWAMFKGHHTLNVRNLLHLQNQLDELARKHEQDDPNFDMNELDEVLYKYNRALVAYAKVSELLEPEEKNVASILRYSRARLSNHPAVWAFLSEAYQDLMHGGFSGMVALYVNPNGGALFSFANRIVGKFARLLSPRTDGVHIWSEATTNRITRAVLGMLSAGLLLVPIVIMSFVTDGYKPLIIIIVWTIAFSAITSLLTDAKYSEVLVAAATYAAVMVVFISGDGVQKQESA; encoded by the exons ATGGCCACTCAGATGCAGTCCCCCCTGAATCAAAGGGTGGTAGCCCATTCCCTGCCAGCCACCCAAGAAGCAGCTACCAGAGCCCTTTCCCACATGATGGGATCAGCCGACAACTGGGCTATGTTCAAGGGACACCATACCCTCAATGTTCGCAACCTTTTGCATTTGCAGAACCAGCTGGATGAGTTGGCTCGAAAGCACGAACAAGACGACCCGAACTTTGACATGAATGAGTTGGATGAAGTCCTGTACAAATACA ACCGAGCTCTTGTTGCGTATGCAAAGGTTagtgagcttcttgagcctgaagaaaaaaatgtaGCAAGTATTCTGCGGTATAGCAGAGCCAGACTCAGCAATCACCCCGCGGTCTGGGCCTTTCTTTCCGAAGCATACCAAGACCTCATGCATGGAGGGTTCAGTGGCATGGTCGCCTTGTACGTGAACCCCAATGGCGGGGCCTTGTTCTCATTTGCCAACAGGATTGTGGGCAAATTCGCCAGG TTGCTGTCTCCAAGGACAGATGGAGTCCATATTTGGTCTGAAGCGACAACAAACAGGATAACAAGAGCAGTGTTAGGAATGCTTTCTGCCGGTCTCTTGCTTGTCCCCATAGTGATCATGTCCTTTGTTACGGATGGCTACAAACCACTGATTATTATTATCGTGTGGACGATTGCGTTTTCAGCCATAACATCCTTGCTCACTGACGCAAAATACAGCGAGGTTCTAGTAGCTGCGGCAAC ATATGCCGCTGTCATGGTTGTATTTATCAGTGGGGACGGGGTACAAAAGCAGGAATCAGCCTGA
- the COX10 gene encoding Protoheme IX farnesyltransferase, mitochondrial (COG:H; EggNog:ENOG503NXTP), with the protein MPPPIPGLRLRSGVFDNSVCRQCTKRVLLKAGAERPVPNYPTRFFTRSTQPRNTTPLRTGYFLSNGLLARFNGTNVAPTASTPDVTDTSTLLPHRRRQAERRNAAVLAGAGSGGSSATSDAPTATMAPDASSLLAAAAAQHPADSLRRKLSSLLSLSKPRLTVLVVLSAMVPYALYPVPAFLSTAATATPSLSPLTLLFLTTGTTLCSAAANALNMLYEPDTDAKMSRTRARPLVRRLLTTKAAVLFAVGCGAAGTLALYWGVNPTVAFLGASNIAIYAGMYTPLKRLSVLNTWVGAIVGGIPPLMGWAAAAGESATADGTWRELLFASDGSSLGGWLFASLLFAWQFPHFMPLSWGIREEYKAAGLRMLAWTNPARNSRVALRYSLVFIPICLGLCAAGVTEWSFAVTSTPVNLWLVAEAVKFWRHEGHKGSAKGLFWASVWHLPVVMVLALAQKKGMWGRVWRSVMGEPEEDELEEFYDEEE; encoded by the coding sequence ATGCCACCGCCAATACCCGGTCTCAGACTCCGGTCTGGTGTTTTCGACAACAGCGTGTGCCGGCAGTGCACCAAGCGCGTCCTCCTGAAAGCAGGAGCCGAACGGCCTGTCCCGAACTACCCCACGAGGTTCTTTACCAGGTCAACACAACCGCGCAACACTACCCCCCTACGGACCGGCTACTTTCTGTCGAACGGCCTCTTGGCTCGATTCAATGGCACCAATGTAGCTCCGACAGCATCGACGCCCGATGTGACCGACACAAGCACCTTGCTTCCCCACCGGAGGCGGCAAGCCGAAAGACGAAATGCCGCCGTCCTGGCCGGAGCCGGATCGGGCGGCTCATCTGCTACCAGCGATGCCCCGACGGCAACAATGGCGCCCGACGCCTCGTCCCTTCTCGCTGCCGCAGCAGCCCAACATCCGGCCGATTCCCTCCGACGAAAGCTATCATCTCTACTGTCACTCTCGAAACCGCGGTTGACAGTCTTGGTTGTTCTCTCAGCCATGGTCCCCTACGCTTTATACCCCGTCCCGGCCTTTCTCTCCACAGCCGCGACTGCCacaccctccctctcaccattaaccctcctcttcctcacaaCCGGCACAACCCTCTGCTCAGCAGCCGCCAACGCGCTCAACATGCTCTACGAGCCAGACACCGACGCCAAAATGTCCCGCACACGAGCGAGACCGCTGGTCAGGAGGTTACTAACCACCAAAGCGGCCGTCTTGTTCGCCGTCGGCTGCGGCGCAGCAGGCACACTGGCTCTCTACTGGGGCGTCAACCCCACCGTTGCCTTCCTCGGCGCGAGCAACATTGCCATCTACGCCGGCATGTACACCCCGTTAAAACGGCTTTCCGTGCTCAACACATGGGTAGGCGCCATTGTGGGCGGTATCCCACCTCTGATGGGCTGGGCTGCCGCTGCGGGTGAGAGCGCGACGGCAGATGGGACGTGGAGGGAGCTCCTCTTTGCGAGCGATGGCTCCAGCTTGGGAGGGTGGCTGTTTGCCAGTTTATTGTTTGCTTGGCAGTTTCCGCACTTTATGCCGCTGTCATGGGGCATCAGGGAGGAGTACAAGGCTGCCGGGTTGAGGATGCTGGCCTGGACGAACCCGGCGAGGAATTCGAGGGTTGCGCTGAGGTACAGCTTGGTGTTTATTCCTATTTGTCTTGGGCTCTGCGCGGCTGGGGTGACGGAGTGGAGTTTTGCTGTCACAAGCACGCCGGTCAACTTGTGGCTTGTTGCCGAGGCGGTCAAGTTTTGGAGGCATGAGGGGCACAAGGGGAGTGCgaaggggttgttttgggcGAGTGTGTGGCATTTGCCtgttgtgatggtgttggcgttggcgcagaagaaggggatgTGGGGCAGGGTGTGGAGGAGTGTGATGGGGGAgcccgaggaggatgaactgGAAGAGTTTTACGATGAGGAAGAGTAG
- the KIP3 gene encoding tubulin-dependent ATPase kip3 (COG:Z; BUSCO:EOG09260BRA; EggNog:ENOG503NUCK): MPRLLWSQCECDLSPFEKLRNFRNDDSTVFLGDGSLAAAPTPKLHQRGLRSVIKVVDDRCLVFDPPEDNPVQKFSRSVVPRGKKVKDQVFAFDRVFDENATQADLYEGTTRGLLDSVLDGYNATVFAYGATGCGKTHTITGTPQSPGIIFLTMQELFEKIQDRSDEKHTEITLSYLEIYNETIRDLLVPGGSKQGLMLREDSNQAVSVPGLTSHRPNNVQEVMDMIVQGNEYRTVSPTAANAVSSRSHAVLQINIAQKDRNADINEPHTMATLSIIDLAGSERASATKNRGERLIEGANINKSLLALGSCINALCDPRKKNHVPYRNSKLTRLLKFSLGGNCKTVMIVCVSPSSEHFDETQNTLRYANRAKNIQTKVTRNVFNVNRHVKDFLVKIDEQMAMINELKAQQKDAEKIFFTKFQKQMDKRDGIVKEGIARLRAAYENAAQERQEKVNMMKKLKIFERRCGLLSAWIAAFDAVCDSRGDEDAMPSNLSAMRKTAHGVLIELESSRHHIRQKMERSNWERALDSALHHSLGQLPKGDGIADTSERDTLTREAESLKTAFVRDAYWEVLEQDKAGDAAVLQVLMTAQFEILSSLSETLNMTEEEAITHAKGIISRLLETGYSAASHVVKPDGSMMPVELFPPTKRGTPKRNKSLSVHNLKPIPAPLGLAALSTAQQQVLVSPMRASSPRRRKVGTARKGVSFTPVKKKNSVRWRDDETEDGTLADFEKTPQKFSSPAEASLIDTTEKSLPAPPPAPSYLNHPDSPPPKEAPAPVPAPTACESPNDDDSTMSLPDVSTLRVSKPSTNRFQAGFLSKSRTSQIGTSSPPPPTFTLNLTGSSDVEDKPSPLRSIPVSRAGNSFSPPQYRSVSPKLPNNSILSTLKENESPQPPQPQRLSPSGISRLPRASLGSGSDSESSTLDPLKIRSALHSHKRKERLSLMSGTASSNAKRVSTVGSVSGHRASLSCSGPATSAAASNGISRHRRGSAERRRSPPISCSPPGKGGELSFLSLNSAVASVGTNGRLTQGQARRMNMGGGGSLRNKDGPGHSPGSSRARQPGPPFPGIGGLPGIGDGKARRVTIQAFSGQAQDGGTRTGGFEEQA, encoded by the exons ATGCCTCGTCTATTATGGTCGCAG TGCGAGTGCGACCTTTCACCATTCGAGAAGCTGCGCAACT TCAGGAACGACGATAGCACAGTATTTCTTGGCGATGGCTCCCTCGCCGCGGCTCCCACTCCCAAACTGCACCAACGTGGGCTCAGATCAGTGATCAAGGTCGTCGATGACAGATGCCT AGTTTTCGATCCGCCCGAGGACAACCCTGTCCAAAAGTTCTCCCGATCCGTCGTTCCCCGCGGaaagaaggtcaaggaccAAGTCTTTGCTTTCGACAGAGTATTCGACGAAAATGCGACGCAGGCCGACTTGTACGAAGGAACAACCAGGGGGTTGCTGGACAGCGTTCTGGACGGATACAATGCCACGGTATTTGCCTACGGCGCCACGGGCTGTGGCAAAACACACACCATCACGGGCACGCCCCAGTCGCCGGGTATCATCTTCTTGACAATGCAGGAGTTGTTCGAAAAGATTCAGGACCGCAGCGATGAGAAGCACACCGAGATCACCCTTTCTTACCTCGAAATCTACAACGAAACGATCCGCGATCTGTTGGTGCCGGGCGGGAGCAAGCAAGGGCTGATGTTGCGCGAGGATTCGAACCAGGCTGTTTCGGTGCCCGGTCTCACCAGCCACCGCCCGAACAACGTGCAGGAGGTTATGGATATGATAGTGCAGGGTAACGAGTATCGCACAGTATCGCCCACAGCGGCCAACGCCGTCTCGTCCCGATCCCACGCCGTGCTCCAAATCAACATCGCCCAGAAGGACCGCAATGCCGATATCAACGAACCACATACCATGGCTACTCTCAGCATCATCGATCTTGCCGGAAGTGAGCGCGCCAGTGCTACCAAGAACAGAGGAGAAAGACTGATCGAGggcgccaacatcaacaagtcACTCCTTGCGCTCGGCAGTTGCATCAATGCGCTGTGCGATCCACGAAAGAAGAATCACGTTCCCTACCGTAACAGCAAGCTCACACGTCTCTTGAAGTTCTCTCTTGGTGGAAACTGCAAGACGGTCATGATTGTGTGTGTCAGCCCGTCGAGTGAGCACTTTGACGAGACCCAAAACACACTCCGATATGCCAACCGCGCAAAGAACATTCAGACCAAGGTCACTCGCAATGTCTTCAACGTCAACCGCCACGTCAAGGACTTTTTGGTCAAGATTGACGAGCAGATGGCCATGATTAATGAGTTGAAGGCGCAGCAAAAGGATGCCGAGaagatcttcttcaccaagtTCCAAAAGCAGATGGACAAGCGGGATGGGATTGTCAAGGAAGGAATTGCCAGGCTGCGTGCAGCATATGAAAATGCGGCGCAGGAGAGGCAGGAGAAGGTcaacatgatgaagaagctcaagatcTTTGAAAGAAGGTGCGGGCTCCTGTCAGCGTGGATTGCTGCTTTCGATGCTGTGTGCGATTCCAGGGGTGACGAGGATGCGATGCCGTCCAACTTGTCGGCTATGCGCAAGACGGCGCACGGGGTTCTGATCGAGCTGGAAAGCAGCAGACATCATATCCGGCAAAAGATGGAAAGGTCAAACTGGGAGAGGGCGTTGGATTCGGCACTGCACCACAGTCTAGGGCAGCTACCAAAGGGCGACGGGATTGCTGACACGTCGGAGAGAGACACGTTGACACGGGAAGCCGAGTCACTAAAGACAGCATTTGTGCGGGACGCTTATTGGGAAGTATTGGAGCAGGACAAGGCCGGTGATGCGGCTGTGCTCCAGGTCCTGATGACGGCTCAGTTTGAGATTCTGTCATCGCTGTCTGAGACGCTCAACATGACTGAGGAAGAAGCCATTACTCACGCCAAGGGGATTATCAGCCGTCTTCTGGAAACCGGATACTCGGCAGCCTCCCACGTCGTCAAGCCGGACGGATCCATGATGCCCGTCGAGCTGttccctcccaccaagcGCGGGACCCCCAAGCGTAATAAGTCGCTCAGCGtccacaacctcaaacccATCCCGGCGCCCCTAGGTCTGGCCGCACTGTCGACAGCGCAACAGCAGGTACTTGTTTCTCCGATGAGAGCTTCATCCCCGAGACGCCGTAAGGTCGGCACCGCCAGGAAGGGTGTGTCTTTCACGCCTGTCAAAAAGAAGAACTCTGTCCGCTGGCGCGATGACGAGACGGAGGATGGAACCCTGGCTGACTTCGAGAAGACGCCCCAGAAGTTTTCTTCCCCGGCCGAGGCCTCCCTTATCGATACCACCGAAAAGTCCCTTCcggctcctcccccggctccCTCATACCTCAACCACCCGGattcgccgccgcccaagGAAGCCCCAGCCCCGGTTCCCGCACCCACAGCCTGCGAATCTCCGAATGATGACGACTCAACCATGTCTCTGCCCGACGTATCGACCCTTCGTGTCAGCAAGCCCTCGACGAACCGATTCCAGGCTGGGTTCCTTTCCAAGTCCCGCACGTCACAGATTGGCAccagctcaccaccgccgcctacCTTTACATTGAACTTGACCGGATCGAGCGATGTCGAGGATAAACCGTCGCCGCTGCGCAGCATTCCCGTAAGTAGAGCAGGCAACAGCTTCTCGCCTCCTCAATACCGGAGTGTGAGCCCCAAACTTCCCAATAATTCCATTCTTTCTACCCTGAAGGAGAATGAGTCTCCACAGCCGCCACAGCCCCAGCGCCTGTCGCCATCGGGCATTTCCAGGTTACCGAGAGCATCGCTCGGCTCGGGTTCCGACTCGGAGTCGTCCACCCTCGACCCGCTGAAGATCAGAAGTGCTCTGCACTCGCACAAGCGCAAGGAGCGCCTGTCTCTGATGTCTGGCACCGCCTCTTCGAACGCCAAGCGCGTGTCGACAGTGGGGTCAGTATCGGGACACCGGGCTTCGCTGTCGTGCTCGGGGCCAGCCACATCGGCCGCCGCATCCAATGGCATCTCGCGCCATCGCCGCGGGAGCGCGGAGAGGAGAAGGTCGCCGCCTATCAGCTGCTCTCCCCCTGGTAAGGGAGGGGAATTGTCGTTTTTGAGCCTGAACAGCGCTGTTGCTTCGGTGGGGACGAACGGTAGGCTTACGCAGGGccaggcgaggaggatgaatatggggggtggtggcagttTGAGGAACAAGGATGGGCCGGGGCATAGTCCGGGAAGTTCGAGGGCTAGGCAGCCGGGGCCGCCGTTTCCGGGGATTGGTGGACTGCCGGGGattggggatgggaaagcTAGAAGGGTTACCATTCAGGCTTTTTCGGGGCAGGCTCAGGATGGGGGGACGAGGACgggggggtttgaggagcaGGCCTAG
- a CDS encoding hypothetical protein (COG:G; EggNog:ENOG503NZD2; CAZy:GH115), which translates to MFATGVKGALWLAFSSVVTGLGQERIISPNATGSVLQIAGGSVSTGQILVAPDEYWGVVRAAHDLARDFGRVTGINYTVSNGEAGAAPITYTYNPINNKNNTFFSTLGTANFTGPDFSDPSPADTVIIAGTIGHSAIIDALIASGAVDVSETEGKWEAFTSQVVENPIPGTTKALVIAGADPRGTIYGIYDVSEQIGVSPWYFWADTPPKKSKNLYVIKNKKVQGSPTVKYRGFFLNDEQPALTNWVASHWEDTPYGPGYGPAFYGLIFEVLLRNRANYLWPALWATMFMVDDPGNQPLADAFEIVLGTSHTEPLMRAQNEFGKFYPLPWAYNENNKTIDEYFRYGVQRAKPYARNSLWTVGMRGTGDTHIEGLGVEHIVEMLTVLVDNQRKIMAEGLEVEDVTTVPQAWCLYKEVMTYLFAGLEVPEDITLLWADDNWGNVRRLPLLNETERSGGAGVYYHFDYVGDTRSYKWINTNQLSKTTEQMHLSAARGADRIWIVNVGDMKALEVPISHYFDLAYDYKRWHKDSTEEWARLFATREYGPKHAVHIGDILERYGMLAGRRKFELIEPHVYSQINYGEADAVLYQWAELHKEAQAIYDDLPVEQQPTFFQTILHPIMAGEIVNKIQIGGARNMFYSGQKRNAANKVISEVLSWSSEDANLTRRWDALLDGKWKHFMDQTHLGFDGYWQQPMRNTLPAMVHVQTDFASLAGHVGIGVEGSNATVQGDDKYHPNSANQLSVPVMEPYGPITRYFDVFSRGTQDCAWTASPWQPWVKLSQYNGTVGPDTADTRVYITIDWAHPQINSSTVPINVTTPCRGMDRYGFGLPRVNVPVKLRSLPSNFTEGFVESDGHVSISGSHFKAIIPPKEESEWNRNNVTYEVFPHFGRTGSGVGMVPLNTEKLTVETAPALEYDVYFFSNHSAANVTLYISPALNYLGDYNPLEYAVALYPKGGDEKVVNVRPVGPTVGTGMPAGWQNAVADQVWGARGRYTTSTFEVPREGAYTLRIWALMPGVVVQKVVIDVGGVRESYFGPPESFSVGRDKVGGYNGTTILNEVDTIGGWKGDSKEGHGH; encoded by the exons ATGTTCGCTACGGGTGTGAAGGGAGCCCTTTGGCTCGCCTTCAGCTCCGTGGTGACAGGTCTGGGCCAGGAACGCATCATTTCTCCTAATGCCACTGGTTCTGTTCTCCAGATTGCCGGCGGATCTGTGTCTACGGGCCAGATTCTTGTGGCTCCGGATGAGTACTGGGGTGTTGTCCGTGCTGCCCACGATCTTGCTCGGGATTTCGGCAGGGTCACGGGGATCAACTACACGGTCAGCAATGGCGAGGCTGGCGCGGCCCCGATTACGTACACGTAtaaccccatcaacaacaagaacaacacctTT TTCTCTACCCTGGGCACAGCCAACTTCACCGGCCCAGACTTTTCTGACCCATCCCCGGCCGACACTGTCATTATTGCCGGCACTATTGGTCACTCGGCCATCATCGACGCCCTCATTGCCTCGGGGGCCGTCGACGTCTCGGAGACGGAGGGCAAGTGGGAAGCATTCACCAGCCAGGTGGTCGAGAACCCCATCCCAggcaccaccaaagccctcgtcatcgccggcgCCGACCCCCGCGGCACCATCTACGGCATCTACGACGTCAGCGAGCAAATCGGCGTCAGCCCGTGGTACTTTTGGGCCGACACCCCGcccaagaagagcaagaacCTTTATgtcatcaagaacaagaaggtgCAGGGTTCCCCCACAGTCAAGTACCGCGGCTTTTTCCTCAACGATGAGCAGCCCGCTCTCACCAACTGGGTTGCCTCCCACTGGGAGGATACCCCTTACGGTCCTGGTTACGGCCCGGCGTTTTACGGCCTCATCTTTGAGGTCTTGCTCCGCAACAGGGCGAATTACCTGTGGCCTGCGCTTTGGGCGACGATGTTTATGGTTGATGACCCGGGGAACCAACCTCTGGCAGATGCGTTTGAGATTGTGCTTGGGACGAGCCATACCGAGCCGTTGATGAGGGCGCAGAATGAGTTTGGGAAATTTTACCCGTTGCCGTGGGCGTATAATGAGAATAATAAGACGATTGATGAGTATTTCCGGTATGGAGTTCAACGGGCGAAGCCTTATGCGAGGAACAGCTTGTGGACtgtggggatgagggggacgggggatACGCAcattgaggggttgggggttgagcACATTGTCGAGATGTTGACCGTTTTGGTGGACAACCAGCGGAAGATTATGGCTGAGGGgctcgaggtggaggatgttaCTACTGTTCCTCAGGCGTGGTGTTTGTACAAGGAGGTCATGACGTATCTGTTtgcggggttggaggttcCGGAGGATATCACGCTTTTGTGGGCGGATGATAACTGGGGGAATGTGAGGCGGTTGCCGCTGTTGAATGAGACGGAGCGGTCGGGGGGTGCGGGGGTTTATTATCACTTTGATTATGTGGGGGATACGAGGAGTTACAAGTGGATCAACACGAACCAGCTGAGCAAGACGACGGAGCAGATGCATttgtcggcggcgaggggggcGGATAGGATTTGGATTGTGAATGTGGGGGACATGAAGGCTTTGGAGGTGCCGATCAGTCACTACTTTGATCTGGCGTATGATTACAAGAGATGGCATAAGGATAGCACGGAGGagtgggcgaggttgttTGCTACGAGGGAGTATGGGCCGAAGCATGCGGTGCATATTGGGGATATTTTGGAGAGGTATGGGAtgttggcggggaggaggaagtttgAGTTGATCGAGCCGCATGTGTATTCGCAGATCAACTACGGGGAGGCGGATGCGGTGTTGTATCAGTGGGCGGAGCTGCACAAGGAGGCTCAGGCGATTTATGATGATCTGCCGgttgagcagcagccgaCGTTTTTCCAGACGATTCTTCACCCGATCATGGCGGGGGAGATCGTCAACAAGATTCAGATTGGGGGCGCGAGGAATATGTTTTACTCGGGCCAGAAGAGGAACGCGGCGAACAAGGTCATTTCGGAGGTCTTGTCTTGGTCTTCGGAAGATGCCAACCTGACGAGGAGATGGGACGCGCTGTTGGATGGAAAGTGGAAGCATTTCATGGACCAGACGCATCTCGGCTTTGATGGCTACTGGCAGCAGCCCATGAGGAACACCCTCCCTGCTATGGTCCATGTCCAAACCGACTTTGCTTCCCTCGCTGGCCACGTCGGTATCGGTGTCGAGGGCTCCAACGCTACCGTCCAGGGAGACGACAAGTACCACCCCAACTCGGCCAACCAGCTCTCCGTCCCAGTCATGGAACCTTATGGCCCCATCACCAGGTACTTTGACGTCTTCTCCCGCGGCACCCAAGACTGCGCCTGGACCGCCTCCCCCTGGCAACCGTGGGTCAAGCTCTCCCAGTACAACGGCACCGTCGGCCCCGACACGGCCGACACCAGGGTGTACATTACCATCGACTGGGCCCACCCCCagatcaactcctccaccgtccccatcaacgtcaccaccccctgccGCGGCATGGACCGATACGGCTTCGGTCTCCCCCGCGTCAACGTCCCCGTCAAACTCCGctctctcccctccaactTTACAGAGGGTTTCGTCGAGTCGGACGGCCACGTCTCGATCTCGGGCTCCCACTTCAAggccatcatcccccccaagGAAGAGTCAGAATGGAACCGCAATAACGTCACGTACGAGGTCTTCCCTCACTTTGGCCGAACTGGTTCAGGTGTGGGTATGGTGCCCCTCAACACGGAGAAACTTACTGTTGAGACCGCCCCGGCGTTGGAGTACGATGTTTACTTTTTCAGCAACCACTCGGCTGCCAATGTCACGCTTTACATCTCCCCGGCGCTGAACTATCTAGGTGATTACAACCCGCTTGAGTATGCCGTGGCGTTGTACCCTAAAGGGGGAGACGAAAAGGTGGTGAATGTGAGGCCTGTTGGGCCGACGGTGGGGACGGGGATGCCGGCTGGGTGGCAGAATGCGGTAGCGGATCAGGTTTGGGGTGCTAGGGGACGGTACACTACTAGTACTTTTGAGGtgccgagggagggggcgtaTACACTGAGGATCTGGGCGCTGAtgccgggggtggtggtgcagaaGGTTGTAATtgatgtgggaggggtgagggagagttATTTTGGACCGCCGGAGAGCTTTtcggtggggagggataAGGTTGGGGGGTATAATGGGACGACGATTTTGAATGAGGTTGATACTattggggggtggaagggggacTCGAAGGAGGGGCATGGGCATTag
- a CDS encoding hypothetical protein (EggNog:ENOG503NZRQ; COG:S), whose amino-acid sequence MGKKKRGHPDIEELLARPWCYYCERDFEDLKLLISHQKAKHFKCERCGKRLNTAGGLSVHMNQVHKENLTSVENALANRQGLDIEIFGMEGVPEDIIQQHNQRIIQNFYTAQAERQAATGNPPRGLSGGQGPTKKIKIETPEEIKKRLAEHRAKVAAQKEAIANGTPLPVVAPANGPSPSQVASPFPPPQPGFPYPAGAPAYPPVTYSPGAAPGAFGSLPARPPSGGPIPSALPQRPSYPYPGGVAPPGFPGASPVDESAANAGRAPGGDDIDQLIRMAEAGIKPAKNGDEQPAPTEKKKKGMRMVYDDTEVSPEEKMALLPRYRWVEEAAA is encoded by the exons atgggcaagaagaagcgcgGACACCCGGACATTGAAGAGCTCCTGGCCCGGCCGTGGTGCTACTACT GCGAGAGAGACTTTGAGGATCTGAAGCTCCTGATCTCCCATCAGAAAGCGAAGCACTTCAAATGTGAACGATGTGGCAAACGATTGAACACCGCCGGTG GTCTCTCTGTTCACATGAACCAAGTCCACAAGGAAAATCTGACCAGCGTCGAGAATGCTCTGGCTAACCGGCAAGGACTCGACATCGAGATCTTCGGCATGGAGGGCGTCCCTGAGGACATCATCCAGCAACATAACCAGCGCATCATCCAGAACTTCTACACAGCCCAGGCGGAGCGACAGGCTGCTACTGGAAATCCACCAAGGGGGCTGTCCGGTGGACAAGGTCCgaccaagaagatcaagatcgAGACTcccgaggagatcaagaagcggCTGGCAGAGCATCGCGCAAAGGTTGCCGCTCAAAAGGAAGCGATTGCAAATggcacccccctcccagttGTTGCCCCAGCCAATGGCCCAAGTCCATCTCAGGTT GcttctcctttccctccaCCGCAGCCAGGTTTCCCATATCCTGCAGGAGCCCCAGCATACCCTCCTGTTACTTACTCCCCCGGGGCAGCCCCTGGCGCTTTTGGCAGCCTCCCGGCGAGACCTCCAAGTGGTGGCCCGATCCCTTCGGCACTCCCGCAGAGACCTTCTTACCCGTACCCCGGTGGTGTGGCCCCTCCTGGCTTCCCAGGTGCTTCACCAGTCGACGAATCTGCGGCCAATGCCGGTAGAGCACCCGGTGGCGATGATATCGATCAGCTGATAAGGATGGCTGAGGCGGGCATCAAACCGGCCAAGAACGGAGACGAGCAGCCAGCCCCgacagagaagaagaagaaggggatgcGGATGGTGTACGATGACACCGAGGTCAGTcccgaggagaagatggcctTGCTGCCAAGATATCggtgggttgaggaggcggcggcgtga
- a CDS encoding hypothetical protein (EggNog:ENOG503NYZA; COG:H): MTSLLDELRGLSSVACDTLDAEVASRFGPFVDCTSNQAIAYNELSRLDSDGKLVYQQLIHESIEVAHWMFAKQSDATLEELAVELMMVNLALLIAPHITGRLHIQTNPKLAYSTAKTIKNAERVHSHFTHLSPSLSPSRICIKIPSTHEGLLACRHLEAKGITTLATTLFSLEQAILASASSCRYVAPYVNELKVHFEQGYVDPDRDNSLFLCGVIQEYFRRRGVGRTEVMAASFVTVEEVMQLAGVRNLTVSPALLEVLAGTKVEGWTGATVGMVGRWVGGEGGWDEGRVREVERVVREGMRGGWRMAFMRAEGGRAEGKLVQALNLFVEVQEGLEEVVRRGVKQGL; this comes from the exons ATGACTAGCCTGCTCGATGAGCTCAGGGGACTGAGCTCCGTTGCTTGTGACACTCTTGACGCCGAAG TCGCCTCCAGATTCGGCCCATTTGTAGATTGCACCTCCAATCAA GCCATAGCATACAATGAACTCAGCAGACTCGACTCAGACGGCAAGCTGGTCTACCAGCAACTCATACACGAGTCCATCGAGGTAGCCCACTGGATGTTTGCCAAACAATCCGACGCCACCCTCGAAGAGCTCGCCGTCGAGCTCATG ATGGTCAACCTAGCCCTCCTGATAGCTCCTCACATCACCGGCCGTCTGCACATCCAGACGAACCCCAAGCTAGCTTACTCGACAGCCAAGACTATCAAAAACGCAGAAC GAGTCCACTCCCACttcacccacctctccccctccctttcccccagtAGAATCTGCATCAaaatcccctccacccacgAAGGCCTCCTCGCATGCCGACACCTCGAAGCAAagggcatcaccaccctcgccacgACGCTGTTCTCTCTCGAACAAGCCATCCTCGCCTCTGCATCCTCCTGCCGGTATGTAGCCCCTTATGTCAACGAATTAAAAGTCCACTTTGAGCAAGGGTACGTCGACCCGGACAGGGACAActccctttttctttgcGGAGTGATACAGGAATATTtccggaggaggggggtcgGGAGGAcggaggtgatggcggcgagTTTtgtgacggtggaggaggtgatgcaGCTTGCGGGGGTGAGGAATTTGACGGTTTCACCTgcgttgttggaggtgctggcggggacgaaggtggaggggtggacgGGGGCGacggtggggatggtgggacggtgggttgggggggagggggggtgggatgagggTAGGGTTAGGGAGGTGGAACGGGTTGTAAGagaggggatgaggggggggtggaggatggctTTCAtgagggcggagggggggagggcggaggggaaGTTGGTGCAGGCGTTGAATTTGTTTGTGGAGGTgcaggaggggttggaggaggttgttaGGCGGGGGGTGAAGCAAGGGCTATGA